In Fusobacterium sp. SYSU M8D902, one genomic interval encodes:
- a CDS encoding MOSC domain-containing protein, whose product MAKIVAVCTSEKKGTQKKSVNEGVLIENFGLEGDAHAGNWHRQVSLISKQKIDEFKSRGGSVVDGDFGENIIVDGIDCAKLPVGTKLKIGEEIVLEVTQIGKECHSHCAIYHSVGDCIMPREGIFTVVLKGGKVRVGDSIEII is encoded by the coding sequence GTGGCAAAGATAGTAGCAGTTTGTACAAGTGAGAAGAAGGGAACTCAGAAAAAGAGTGTTAACGAGGGAGTTTTAATAGAGAATTTTGGTCTAGAGGGAGATGCTCATGCTGGGAATTGGCATAGACAGGTTAGTTTGATCTCAAAACAGAAGATAGATGAGTTTAAATCTAGAGGTGGATCTGTTGTAGATGGAGATTTTGGAGAGAATATCATTGTAGATGGAATAGATTGTGCAAAATTGCCTGTTGGGACTAAGTTGAAAATAGGAGAAGAGATAGTTTTAGAGGTGACACAAATAGGGAAGGAGTGTCATTCACACTGTGCAATATACCATAGTGTAGGAGATTGTATTATGCCTAGAGAGGGTATATTTACAGTGGTTTTAAAAGGTGGAAAAGTTAGAGTGGGAGATAGTATTGAGATAATTTAA
- a CDS encoding ABC transporter ATP-binding protein has protein sequence MRLKKDISIKNVTKSYDGVQVLKNINLDIKDGEIFSILGPSGCGKTTLLRMIAGFTELDGGAIYLGDEDITKLPPNKRNVNTIFQKYALFPHLTVYENVAFPLRLKKVDEKTIDSEVKKFVKMVGLSEHINKKPNQLSGGQQQRVSIARALINKPGLLLLDEPLSALDAKLRQNLLIELDLIHEEVGITFIFITHDQQEALSISDRIAVMNKGEVLQVGTPAEVYESPADSFVADFIGENNFFDGKVTEIIDDEFAKLYNEQLGELVFEMDKPVKVGDRVKVSIRPEKIKLSKTMPKGINEKEKINVLKVYVNELIYSGFQSKYFVFLNNNKDMTFKVFKQHAVYFDDNDEGAIWWDEDAYIAWDADDGFLVEVISSEEK, from the coding sequence ATGAGATTGAAAAAAGATATAAGTATTAAGAATGTCACTAAAAGTTATGATGGAGTTCAAGTGTTGAAAAACATCAATTTAGATATAAAAGATGGAGAAATTTTTTCTATTTTGGGACCTTCGGGGTGTGGTAAAACCACCTTACTTAGAATGATTGCAGGATTTACAGAATTAGATGGTGGAGCTATATATCTAGGTGATGAGGATATTACAAAACTTCCTCCCAACAAGAGAAATGTAAATACAATATTCCAAAAATACGCTTTATTCCCTCATTTGACTGTATATGAGAATGTGGCTTTTCCTTTGAGATTAAAAAAGGTTGATGAAAAGACAATAGATAGTGAGGTAAAGAAGTTTGTAAAGATGGTAGGACTATCTGAACATATAAACAAAAAACCAAATCAGCTATCTGGAGGACAGCAACAGAGAGTTTCAATAGCTAGAGCTTTAATCAATAAGCCGGGACTTTTACTTCTTGATGAGCCATTGTCAGCATTAGATGCCAAGTTAAGACAAAATCTATTGATAGAGTTAGACTTGATACATGAAGAGGTAGGAATAACATTTATATTTATAACTCACGATCAGCAAGAGGCACTTTCAATATCAGATAGAATAGCTGTTATGAACAAGGGAGAGGTTTTACAAGTTGGAACACCTGCTGAAGTTTATGAATCACCAGCAGACTCTTTTGTAGCAGATTTTATAGGTGAAAATAACTTCTTTGATGGAAAGGTAACTGAGATAATAGATGATGAGTTTGCAAAGCTATACAATGAGCAATTGGGTGAACTTGTATTTGAGATGGACAAACCTGTAAAAGTAGGAGATAGAGTAAAAGTTTCAATCAGACCAGAGAAGATAAAACTTTCTAAGACTATGCCTAAAGGAATCAATGAAAAAGAGAAGATAAATGTTTTAAAGGTATATGTAAATGAGTTAATCTACTCAGGATTCCAAAGTAAGTACTTCGTATTTTTAAATAATAATAAGGATATGACTTTTAAAGTATTTAAGCAACATGCTGTTTACTTTGATGATAATGATGAGGGAGCTATCTGGTGGGACGAAGATGCTTACATAGCTTGGGACGCAGATGATGGTTTCTTAGTAGAGGTGATATCTAGTGAAGAAAAATAG
- a CDS encoding exodeoxyribonuclease III: MKLISWNVNGLRACVGKGFLDYFNEQKADIFCLQETKLQEGQIDLELEGYHQYWNYAEKKGYSGTAIFTKEKPLSVQYGLGIEEHDKEGRVITLEFDKFYMITVYTPNSQEKLARLEYRMKWEDDFKNYLLELDKKKPVIVCGDLNVAHNEIDLKNPKTNRKNAGFSDEEREKMTTLLNSGFVDSFRYFYPDRAEIYSWWSYRFSARAKNAGWRIDYFLVSDRIKENMNGADIHTTILGSDHCPVVLDISL, from the coding sequence ATGAAATTAATATCTTGGAATGTAAATGGATTAAGAGCCTGTGTTGGAAAAGGTTTTTTAGATTATTTTAATGAGCAGAAAGCTGATATATTTTGTTTACAAGAGACTAAACTACAAGAGGGACAGATAGATTTAGAATTAGAGGGTTACCACCAATATTGGAACTATGCTGAAAAGAAGGGGTACTCTGGAACAGCTATATTCACAAAGGAGAAACCTCTTTCAGTTCAATATGGATTGGGGATTGAGGAGCATGACAAAGAGGGGAGAGTGATAACTTTAGAGTTTGACAAATTCTATATGATCACAGTTTATACTCCTAACTCTCAAGAGAAATTAGCAAGACTTGAATACAGAATGAAGTGGGAAGATGACTTCAAAAACTACCTTCTAGAATTAGACAAGAAAAAGCCTGTAATTGTCTGTGGAGATCTAAATGTTGCACACAACGAGATCGACCTTAAAAATCCAAAAACAAATAGAAAAAATGCTGGATTCTCAGATGAGGAGAGAGAAAAGATGACTACTCTACTAAATAGTGGATTTGTAGATAGTTTTAGATATTTCTATCCTGATAGAGCTGAGATATATTCGTGGTGGTCATATAGATTCAGTGCTAGAGCTAAAAATGCTGGTTGGAGAATAGATTACTTCTTAGTATCTGACAGAATAAAAGAAAATATGAATGGAGCTGATATACATACTACAATATTAGGATCTGACCATTGTCCAGTGGTTCTTGATATTAGCTTATAA
- a CDS encoding ABC transporter permease translates to MKKNRIGACYTLPITLWLIVFFAIPMGIVLGYSFLKRGTYGGVEMELSFEAFKIFTDKIFLTILLKTVYISIMVTMFTVVLSLPTAYYIARSKYKKELLFLVIIPFWTNFLIRIYAWIAVLGNNGFLNNFLLKIGILDTPIQFLYNTGAVILITVYTSLPFAILPLYAVIEKFDFSLIEAARDLGATNREAFFKVFIPNIKPGIVTAVLFTFIPALGSYAVPKLVGGTQATMLGNIIAQHLTVTRNWPLASTISAALIIVTSIAIMIFMKLSNKETKTEVVAEDE, encoded by the coding sequence GTGAAGAAAAATAGGATAGGTGCTTGTTATACACTTCCAATAACATTGTGGTTAATAGTATTTTTTGCAATACCTATGGGGATTGTATTGGGATACTCTTTCCTAAAGAGAGGAACTTATGGTGGAGTGGAGATGGAGTTATCCTTTGAAGCTTTTAAAATATTCACAGATAAGATCTTTTTGACAATACTTTTAAAAACTGTATATATTTCTATTATGGTAACAATGTTTACAGTTGTGTTATCTCTTCCAACAGCTTACTATATAGCTAGATCAAAGTATAAGAAGGAGTTACTATTTTTAGTAATAATTCCATTTTGGACAAACTTCTTAATAAGAATCTATGCTTGGATAGCTGTTTTAGGAAATAATGGATTTTTAAATAACTTCTTGTTAAAAATAGGTATATTAGATACTCCTATACAGTTTTTATACAATACAGGGGCAGTAATACTAATAACAGTCTATACAAGTTTACCTTTTGCAATCTTACCTCTTTATGCTGTAATAGAGAAGTTTGACTTTTCATTAATAGAGGCAGCAAGAGATTTAGGAGCGACAAATAGAGAGGCTTTCTTCAAGGTGTTTATACCAAATATCAAACCGGGGATTGTAACAGCAGTACTATTTACATTTATACCTGCATTAGGATCTTATGCTGTACCAAAGTTAGTAGGTGGAACACAGGCAACAATGCTTGGAAACATAATAGCACAACATCTTACTGTTACGAGAAACTGGCCACTTGCCTCTACAATATCAGCTGCTTTGATAATAGTTACTTCAATAGCAATTATGATATTTATGAAATTGAGCAATAAAGAGACAAAGACAGAGGTGGTGGCAGAAGATGAATAA
- the moaA gene encoding GTP 3',8-cyclase MoaA — protein MRDRLGRDIEYLRVSITDRCNLRCKYCMGDKDIVFLPKDEILSVEEIKRVVEIFSELGVKKVRITGGEPLVRKNFREIIQGINSIDTIDEISLTTNGISLEEELEFLRSKKIYSLNISLDTLKGELYREITGGELSKVLNSIKKALELNFKRIKLNVVLIRGKNDSEIMDFVRLTERYPIDVRFIELMPIGMGKEYRPISNDEVKKIIEKERKLIYFDERIGSGPAIYYKTEFGQGCIGFITPISHGFCEQCNRVRVTAEGFLKLCLHLNSGINLKELLRSGYDNEFIKTKIVEAINNKPEKHSMREKVENKRADKRYMNEIGG, from the coding sequence ATGAGAGATAGATTGGGTAGAGATATCGAATATTTAAGAGTGTCAATTACAGATAGATGTAATTTGAGATGTAAATACTGTATGGGAGATAAAGATATAGTTTTTTTACCTAAAGATGAGATTTTGAGTGTAGAAGAGATAAAAAGAGTTGTAGAGATCTTTTCTGAATTGGGTGTAAAAAAAGTTCGTATCACAGGGGGAGAACCTCTTGTAAGAAAGAATTTTAGAGAGATAATTCAAGGGATAAATAGTATAGATACAATAGATGAGATCAGTTTGACTACTAATGGAATAAGCTTGGAAGAGGAGTTAGAATTCTTAAGATCCAAAAAGATATATAGTTTGAACATAAGCCTTGATACGTTAAAAGGGGAGCTATATAGGGAGATAACAGGGGGAGAGTTATCAAAAGTTCTAAATTCTATAAAAAAAGCATTGGAGTTAAACTTCAAAAGGATTAAACTGAATGTAGTCTTAATAAGAGGAAAAAATGATAGTGAGATTATGGATTTTGTAAGGCTTACAGAGAGATATCCCATAGATGTAAGATTTATTGAACTGATGCCAATTGGAATGGGAAAAGAGTATCGTCCTATTTCAAATGATGAAGTAAAGAAAATTATAGAGAAAGAGAGAAAATTGATCTACTTTGATGAGAGGATAGGTTCAGGACCAGCTATCTATTACAAGACAGAGTTCGGGCAAGGTTGTATTGGTTTTATTACCCCGATATCTCACGGATTTTGTGAGCAGTGTAATAGAGTGAGGGTGACAGCAGAGGGATTTTTAAAACTCTGTCTACATCTTAATAGTGGGATAAATTTAAAAGAACTTTTGAGATCAGGATATGATAATGAGTTTATAAAAACTAAGATAGTAGAGGCCATAAATAACAAGCCAGAAAAACATAGTATGAGAGAGAAAGTTGAAAATAAGAGAGCTGATAAGAGATATATGAATGAGATTGGAGGATAA
- a CDS encoding RidA family protein → MNKVIHTEKAPAALGPYSQAIEANGMLFVSGQIPFVPETMTLVSEDVKEQTRQSLENVKAIVEAAGYSMKDVVKAGVFIKDMNDFAAINEVYNEYLGDVKPARACVEVARLPKDVKVEIEVIAVK, encoded by the coding sequence ATGAATAAAGTAATTCACACAGAAAAAGCACCAGCAGCTTTAGGACCATACTCACAAGCTATCGAAGCTAACGGAATGTTATTTGTATCAGGACAAATCCCATTTGTTCCAGAAACAATGACTCTAGTTTCAGAAGATGTTAAAGAGCAAACTAGACAATCTTTAGAAAACGTAAAAGCTATCGTTGAAGCAGCAGGATACTCAATGAAAGATGTAGTTAAAGCTGGAGTATTCATTAAAGATATGAACGATTTCGCTGCTATAAACGAAGTATACAACGAGTACCTTGGAGATGTTAAACCTGCAAGAGCTTGTGTAGAAGTAGCAAGACTTCCAAAAGATGTAAAAGTTGAGATCGAAGTTATAGCTGTTAAGTAA
- a CDS encoding XdhC/CoxI family protein, with protein MELTILKKIEENLSQGKRTALVTITEATGSTPRKSGTIMGVFEDEIVGTIGGGKIESVVIDRARELLKTGNSESFEYNLTTTNELKMNCGGMMKGYIKIFSPFPKLLICGAGHVGQKLFKIAQHLEFDLKIIDDREELKKDIPELTLGSFQELLTKEKIDGNTYIVIVTRGHLLDEEVFNLVKNRGAKYIGIIGSRRKVTTLKEKLEKIGEIRDNIFAPIGLKLSNGTPEEIAIEILAEILKIKNGGDLVHRTMFHNKYILGGKNE; from the coding sequence ATGGAGTTAACTATATTGAAAAAAATAGAGGAAAACCTATCTCAAGGCAAGAGAACTGCCCTAGTTACTATTACAGAGGCAACAGGCTCTACCCCGAGAAAGAGTGGTACAATTATGGGTGTCTTTGAAGATGAAATAGTTGGAACTATTGGTGGTGGAAAGATAGAGAGTGTTGTAATAGATAGAGCTAGAGAGCTTTTAAAAACAGGTAATAGCGAGAGTTTTGAATATAATCTAACCACTACAAATGAGTTGAAGATGAACTGTGGTGGAATGATGAAGGGGTATATTAAGATCTTTTCTCCCTTTCCAAAACTATTGATCTGTGGTGCTGGACATGTAGGACAAAAACTCTTTAAAATAGCTCAACATTTGGAATTTGATCTAAAAATAATAGATGATAGAGAGGAATTGAAAAAAGATATTCCAGAACTTACTCTAGGAAGTTTTCAAGAGCTATTGACAAAGGAAAAAATAGATGGTAATACATATATTGTAATAGTTACAAGGGGTCATCTACTAGATGAAGAGGTGTTTAACCTTGTCAAAAACAGAGGAGCAAAGTATATAGGTATCATTGGAAGTAGAAGAAAAGTCACAACTTTAAAAGAAAAGCTTGAAAAAATCGGAGAAATAAGAGATAATATATTCGCTCCTATTGGTTTAAAACTATCAAATGGAACACCAGAGGAGATTGCTATTGAAATCTTGGCGGAGATTTTAAAAATAAAAAATGGTGGAGATCTAGTTCATAGAACTATGTTTCACAATAAATATATTTTAGGAGGAAAAAATGAATAA
- the yqeB gene encoding selenium-dependent molybdenum cofactor biosynthesis protein YqeB translates to MGFTNDIVVVRGGGDIATGTIHKLFRAGFKVLILEIEKPSAIRREVAFCEAIYREKMVIEEVTAKLCSSIEEIERCWLNNEIPILVDPNGDIIKKIKPLVVVDAILAKKNCGTNREMAPITIGLGPGFTAGLDVDVVVESMRGHDLGRLIFEGKAMENTGVPGIIAGIGRERVIYSPCSGIIKNICSIGDIVKKGDTIATIDGNNIKATIDGVLRGLIRDGYKVSEKFKIADIDPRLEEQKNCFTISDKARAIGGAVLEAILYLKIKKGL, encoded by the coding sequence TTGGGATTTACTAATGATATTGTAGTGGTTAGAGGTGGAGGAGATATCGCCACTGGTACAATTCACAAGCTTTTTAGAGCTGGGTTTAAAGTTCTAATTTTAGAGATAGAAAAACCTTCAGCTATCAGAAGAGAGGTGGCTTTTTGTGAAGCTATATATAGAGAAAAGATGGTGATTGAAGAGGTCACTGCTAAACTCTGTTCATCTATAGAGGAGATAGAAAGATGTTGGCTCAATAATGAAATCCCCATTCTAGTAGATCCAAATGGAGATATAATCAAAAAAATTAAACCATTAGTTGTAGTTGATGCTATCTTGGCTAAAAAAAATTGTGGTACTAATAGGGAGATGGCTCCTATTACAATTGGATTAGGACCTGGATTCACTGCTGGTTTAGATGTAGATGTAGTTGTAGAGAGTATGAGAGGACACGATCTGGGAAGGTTGATATTTGAGGGAAAAGCTATGGAAAATACAGGAGTTCCTGGTATCATAGCTGGAATAGGAAGAGAGAGGGTAATATATAGTCCCTGCTCTGGTATTATAAAAAATATCTGTTCAATTGGTGACATAGTAAAAAAAGGGGATACTATAGCTACTATTGATGGAAATAATATAAAAGCTACTATTGATGGTGTACTACGTGGATTGATTAGAGATGGTTATAAAGTATCTGAAAAATTTAAAATTGCTGATATTGATCCAAGACTTGAGGAGCAGAAAAATTGTTTTACAATCTCTGATAAAGCTAGAGCTATTGGTGGTGCTGTATTGGAAGCTATACTTTATTTAAAGATAAAAAAGGGATTATAA